A portion of the Ailuropoda melanoleuca isolate Jingjing chromosome 18, ASM200744v2, whole genome shotgun sequence genome contains these proteins:
- the SARAF gene encoding store-operated calcium entry-associated regulatory factor — protein sequence MAAPGGSEAAGRCPLLSFLLLLLIAGPALGWKDPDRILLRDVKALTLHHDRYTTSRRLDPIPQLKCVGGTAGCDSYTPKVIQCQNKGWDGYDVQWECKTDLDIAYKFGKTVVSCEGYESSEDQYVLRGSCGLEYNLDYTELGLKKLRESGKNHGFNSFSDYYNKLYSPDSSGISGLITIVVLLAIAFGVYKLFLSDGQDSPPPYSEYPPNSHRYQRFTNSAGPSPAGFKSEFTGPHDAAPGFGSAFTGQQGYDNSGPGFWTGLGTGGILGYLFGSNRAATPFSDSWYYPSPSYSSTWSSRAYSPLRGAPGSYSAYSSSETRTRTASGYGGTRRR from the exons ACAGAATATTGTTGCGGGATGTAAAAGCTCTTACCCTCCACCATGACCGCTACACCACCTCTCGTAGGCTGGATCCGATCCCACAACTGAAATGTGTTGGAGGCACAGCTGGATGTGATTCTTATACCCCAAAAGTCATACAGTGTCAGAACAAAGGTTGGGATGGTTATGATGTACAG tGGGAGTGTAAGACCGATTTAGATATTGCatataaatttggaaaaactGTGGTGAGCTGTGAGGGCTATGAATCCTCTGAAGACCAGTATGTACTAAGAGGTTCCTGTGGCTTGGAGTATAACTTAGATTATACAGAACTTGGCCTGAAGAAATTGAGAGAGTCTGGAAAAAACCATGGCTTTAACTCTTTCTCCGATTATTATAACAAGCTATACTCACCAGATTCTAGTGGCATCAGTGGATTGATTACCATCGTAGTACTACTTGCTATTGCTTTTGGAGTTTATAAATTGTTCCTTAGTGATGGTCAAGATTCTCCTCCACCATATTCTGAGTATCCTCCAAATTCCCACCGTTATCAGAGATTCACCAACTCAGCAGGACCCTCTCCCGCAGGCTTTAAGTCTGAATTCACAG gacCACATGATGCCGCTCCTGGTTTTGGCAGTGCTTTCACAGGACAACAAGGATATGACAATTCAGGACCAGGGTTCTGGACTGGCTTGGGAACTGGAGGAATATTAGGATATTTGTTTGGCAGCAATAG AGCAGCAACACCCTTTTCAGACTCATGGTACTACCCGTCTCCTTCGTACTCTAGCACATGGAGTAGCCGTGCTTACTCACCCCTTCGTGGAGCCCCAGGTAGCTATTCGGCATATTCAAGCTCCGAGACAAGAACCAGAACGGCATCGG GATATGGTGGTACCAGAAGACGTTAA